From Caminibacter mediatlanticus TB-2, the proteins below share one genomic window:
- a CDS encoding 2-oxoglutarate synthase subunit alpha yields MPREIVSTGNQLAALAAIDAGCRFFGGYPITPSSEVAHEMSKLLPKVGGVFIQMEDEIAGISVALGASMSGVKSMTNTSGPGISLKAEQIGLAFMAEVPLVITNVMRGGPSTGLPTRPQQGDILQAQAPTHGDYKSITLCAGSLDECYTEVVRAFNIAEELMTPVFVLLDETLGHMVGKAVLPDKEEVEKNIVNRKVYEGDPLTYEPYNVGPNEPAVLNPFFKGYRYHVTGLHHGPTGFPTEDAKLCQELIDRLFNKIESRRKDLLESYEEFMIDDAEILIIAYGSVSLAAKEAIRELREEGIKVGLFRPITLWPSPEEKIDEVCKKFDKVLVTEMNQGQYFKEIQRASGRKADTFATLFKANGRPISPAEIKAKIKEMV; encoded by the coding sequence ATGCCAAGAGAAATTGTATCAACTGGTAACCAACTTGCTGCATTAGCTGCTATTGATGCAGGGTGTAGATTTTTTGGTGGATATCCAATTACACCATCAAGTGAAGTAGCACATGAAATGAGTAAATTACTTCCAAAAGTAGGTGGAGTATTTATTCAAATGGAAGATGAAATTGCAGGTATTTCCGTAGCACTTGGTGCAAGTATGAGTGGAGTTAAATCAATGACAAACACATCAGGTCCTGGTATTTCACTAAAAGCAGAACAAATTGGTCTTGCATTTATGGCAGAAGTACCACTTGTAATTACAAATGTTATGAGAGGTGGACCATCAACAGGACTTCCAACAAGACCACAACAAGGTGATATTCTACAAGCACAAGCACCAACTCATGGTGACTATAAATCAATTACATTGTGTGCTGGTAGTTTAGATGAGTGTTATACTGAGGTAGTTAGAGCATTTAATATTGCAGAAGAGTTAATGACTCCTGTTTTTGTGTTACTTGATGAAACACTTGGGCATATGGTAGGAAAAGCAGTACTTCCTGATAAAGAAGAAGTAGAAAAAAATATTGTAAATAGAAAAGTGTATGAAGGTGACCCATTAACTTATGAGCCATATAATGTAGGTCCAAACGAACCAGCTGTATTAAATCCATTTTTTAAAGGTTATAGATATCATGTAACTGGTCTTCATCATGGACCAACAGGATTCCCAACAGAAGATGCAAAATTATGTCAAGAGTTAATTGATAGACTATTTAATAAAATTGAATCAAGAAGAAAAGATTTACTTGAAAGTTATGAAGAGTTTATGATTGATGATGCTGAAATTTTAATTATTGCATATGGAAGTGTTAGTTTAGCTGCAAAAGAAGCAATAAGAGAGCTTAGAGAAGAAGGAATTAAAGTAGGATTATTTAGACCTATTACACTTTGGCCAAGTCCAGAAGAAAAAATTGATGAAGTTTGTAAAAAGTTTGATAAAGTATTAGTGACTGAAATGAATCAAGGACAATACTTTAAAGAAATTCAAAGAGCAAGTGGAAGAAAAGCTGATACTTTTGCTACATTATTTAAAGCTAATGGTAGACCAATTAGTCCAGCTGAAATAAAAGCTAAAATAAAAGAAATGGTATAA
- a CDS encoding YkgJ family cysteine cluster protein, giving the protein MKNGKCKMENKNIICKDGFEFCFDSDACKSCEGSCCIGESGYIWVSFEEIKNISKFLNIDENIFIDKFLIKVGYKYSIKERPYKDGYACIFFENGCSIYPVRPTQCRTFPFWDYFKNNIEELKKECPGIIEIENGE; this is encoded by the coding sequence ATGAAAAATGGAAAATGTAAAATGGAAAATAAAAATATAATTTGTAAAGATGGATTTGAGTTTTGTTTTGATAGTGATGCTTGTAAAAGTTGTGAAGGGAGTTGTTGTATTGGGGAGAGTGGTTATATTTGGGTTAGTTTTGAGGAGATAAAAAATATTTCTAAATTTTTAAATATTGATGAAAATATTTTTATTGATAAATTTTTAATAAAAGTAGGGTATAAATATTCTATAAAAGAAAGACCTTATAAAGATGGGTATGCGTGTATTTTTTTTGAAAATGGATGCAGTATTTATCCTGTTAGGCCAACTCAATGTAGAACATTTCCTTTTTGGGATTATTTTAAAAATAATATTGAAGAATTAAAAAAAGAGTGTCCAGGAATAATAGAAATTGAGAATGGAGAATGA
- a CDS encoding tetratricopeptide repeat protein, translating into MENEELKIKQIYQYTNILITLFFLLFIIGCSAKKPQIGKKAFDKEDEYIMKALFFESNGDYNKSIPIYEFLYKKTNKRIYLDKKIEDLFYSKKYNDVIKEVEDLCKKKLCDDKILRYEVFAYLNLGKLNEAKELLLRKLNKKDEFFYSVMSYILISEGKESLALEYIKSLYALNPNKNNLLKLSDFLIKLKKYNEALAYLRTHLKMYGCDYDICIRLADVYKSLYDYDNLANIYEKLGVYDIKFYILAFNIYIQNKEFKKAERLIKTAKLGDEYYLFLYLAKKDYKKAAYKSLELYDKTGKLNYLIKYCEYLYASHPTKEELRDIIDRLKFVVNIKKDAYLYNFLGYILIDNNINVKEGIKYVQKALNLDPTNEEYIDSLAWGYYKLKKCKEAKELIDYVKLKDKTILRHKKLINQCIKENNDFRQNNKSNKNRLRKKKK; encoded by the coding sequence ATGGAGAATGAAGAGTTGAAAATTAAACAAATATACCAATATACAAATATACTGATAACACTGTTTTTTTTACTTTTTATTATTGGTTGTAGTGCTAAAAAACCTCAAATTGGGAAAAAAGCTTTTGATAAAGAAGATGAGTATATAATGAAAGCACTATTTTTTGAATCAAATGGTGATTATAATAAATCAATTCCTATTTATGAATTTTTATATAAAAAGACTAATAAAAGAATTTATTTAGATAAAAAAATTGAAGATTTATTTTATTCTAAAAAATATAATGATGTAATTAAAGAAGTTGAAGATTTATGTAAAAAGAAACTTTGTGATGATAAAATTCTAAGATATGAAGTTTTTGCTTATTTAAATTTAGGAAAATTAAATGAAGCAAAAGAGCTTCTACTTAGAAAATTAAATAAAAAAGATGAATTTTTTTATTCTGTAATGAGTTATATTTTAATAAGTGAGGGAAAAGAATCATTAGCATTAGAATATATAAAATCATTATATGCTTTAAATCCAAATAAAAATAATTTGTTAAAACTTAGTGATTTTTTAATTAAATTAAAAAAATATAATGAAGCATTAGCTTATCTTAGGACACATTTAAAGATGTATGGGTGTGATTATGATATATGCATTAGACTTGCAGATGTTTATAAAAGTTTATATGATTATGATAATTTAGCAAATATTTATGAAAAATTAGGTGTTTATGATATTAAATTTTATATTTTGGCTTTTAATATTTATATCCAAAATAAAGAGTTTAAAAAAGCTGAGAGATTAATAAAAACGGCTAAATTAGGAGATGAATATTATTTATTTTTATATTTAGCAAAAAAAGATTATAAAAAAGCAGCATATAAATCATTAGAGTTATATGATAAAACAGGAAAATTAAATTATTTAATAAAATATTGTGAATATTTATATGCTTCTCATCCTACAAAAGAGGAGTTAAGAGATATTATTGATAGGTTAAAATTTGTAGTAAATATTAAAAAAGATGCATATTTATATAATTTTTTAGGATATATTCTTATTGATAATAATATTAATGTTAAAGAAGGTATTAAATATGTTCAAAAAGCCTTAAATTTAGACCCTACAAACGAAGAGTATATTGATTCGTTGGCTTGGGGATATTATAAACTTAAAAAATGTAAAGAAGCAAAAGAGTTAATTGATTATGTTAAGTTAAAAGATAAAACAATTTTAAGGCATAAAAAGCTTATTAATCAGTGTATAAAGGAGAATAATGATTTTAGACAAAATAATAAATCAAATAAAAATAGACTTAGAAAAAAGAAAAAATGA
- the sucD gene encoding succinate--CoA ligase subunit alpha, which produces MSILVNKDTKVIVQGFTGKEGTFHSEQCMAYGTNIVGGVTPNKGGMTHLGKPVFNTVEEAVKATGATVSMIFVPPAFVADAVMEAADAGIELAVIITEGAPVKDMMYAKHYAVKKGMKTIGPNCPGIITAEECKIGIMPGNIFKKGNVGLISKSGTLTYEASNQVVKEGLGITTAVGIGGDPIIGLSYKELLPMFEEDDETEAIVMIGEIGGDLEIQAAKLIKEKISKPVIAFIAGQTAPKGKRMGHAGAIISGSKGTAAEKMAALEEAGAYVVKSPADIGATVAKALKERK; this is translated from the coding sequence ATGAGTATTTTAGTTAATAAAGATACAAAAGTAATTGTACAAGGTTTTACAGGAAAAGAAGGAACTTTTCATTCAGAACAATGTATGGCTTATGGGACTAATATAGTAGGTGGTGTTACTCCAAATAAAGGTGGGATGACACATCTTGGAAAACCTGTATTTAATACAGTTGAAGAAGCTGTAAAAGCAACAGGTGCAACTGTTAGTATGATTTTCGTACCACCTGCATTTGTTGCAGATGCAGTTATGGAAGCAGCAGATGCTGGTATTGAACTTGCTGTAATTATTACAGAAGGTGCGCCTGTTAAAGATATGATGTATGCTAAACATTATGCAGTAAAAAAAGGTATGAAAACAATTGGTCCAAATTGTCCTGGAATTATTACAGCTGAGGAGTGTAAAATTGGTATTATGCCAGGAAATATTTTCAAAAAAGGAAATGTTGGTCTTATTTCAAAATCTGGGACTTTAACATATGAAGCAAGTAACCAAGTAGTAAAAGAAGGTCTTGGAATTACAACAGCAGTTGGTATCGGAGGAGACCCAATTATTGGACTTAGTTATAAAGAATTACTTCCAATGTTTGAAGAAGATGATGAGACTGAGGCAATTGTAATGATTGGTGAAATTGGAGGAGATTTAGAAATTCAAGCAGCAAAACTTATAAAAGAAAAAATTTCAAAACCTGTAATTGCATTTATAGCAGGTCAAACAGCTCCTAAGGGTAAAAGAATGGGACATGCAGGAGCAATTATTAGTGGAAGTAAAGGGACAGCAGCTGAAAAAATGGCAGCACTTGAAGAAGCAGGTGCTTACGTAGTTAAATCGCCGGCTGATATTGGTGCTACTGTGGCAAAAGCTCTTAAAGAGAGAAAATAA
- the pdxA gene encoding 4-hydroxythreonine-4-phosphate dehydrogenase has protein sequence MKVAISIGDLNGVGIEIAIKSHEEIKKYVRPIYCINKTMLNKAAKLLNYKIPHDFEIEEVKGDFEIKPGIVDAKSGEYSFNSFLKAIELAKTNKVDAITTLPINKEAWNKAGIKYKGHTEVLRDIFKKDAIMMLGCEKLYVALFTEHIPLKEIFKKIKKDNLVKFFLDFYNSTHFEKIGVLGLNPHAGDGGVLGDEEINEIIPAIKEANNILKKEVFYGPLVPDTAFSKKKGNFIAMYHDQGLAPLKALYFDESINVSLNLPILRTSVDHGTAFDIAYKKIAKNKSYINAIKYIKT, from the coding sequence ATGAAAGTTGCAATAAGTATTGGCGATTTAAATGGAGTTGGAATAGAAATAGCCATTAAATCTCACGAAGAAATTAAAAAATATGTAAGACCTATTTATTGTATAAATAAAACTATGCTAAATAAAGCTGCTAAGTTATTAAATTATAAAATCCCACATGATTTTGAAATAGAAGAAGTTAAAGGAGATTTTGAAATAAAACCAGGCATAGTAGATGCAAAAAGTGGGGAATATTCTTTTAATTCATTTTTAAAAGCAATTGAGCTTGCTAAAACAAACAAAGTAGATGCAATTACAACTCTTCCAATTAATAAAGAAGCTTGGAATAAAGCAGGTATTAAATATAAAGGTCACACAGAAGTTTTAAGAGATATCTTTAAAAAAGACGCTATTATGATGCTTGGATGTGAAAAATTGTATGTTGCTTTATTTACAGAACATATCCCACTAAAAGAAATATTTAAAAAAATAAAAAAAGATAATTTAGTTAAATTTTTCTTAGATTTTTATAACTCTACTCATTTTGAAAAAATAGGAGTTTTAGGTTTAAATCCCCACGCAGGTGATGGAGGAGTTTTAGGAGATGAAGAGATAAATGAAATTATTCCAGCAATTAAAGAAGCTAATAACATATTAAAAAAAGAAGTTTTTTATGGACCATTAGTACCTGATACTGCTTTTAGCAAAAAAAAGGGCAATTTTATAGCTATGTATCATGACCAAGGATTAGCTCCCCTAAAAGCATTGTATTTTGATGAAAGCATAAATGTTAGTTTAAATTTACCAATTCTTCGAACATCCGTAGACCACGGAACAGCTTTTGATATTGCATATAAAAAAATTGCTAAAAATAAAAGTTATATAAATGCAATCAAATATATAAAAACTTGA
- the kdsB gene encoding 3-deoxy-manno-octulosonate cytidylyltransferase yields MIIIPARLSSSRLPNKVLADINGIPMIIRCANIAKEIDDVVIATDSEEVIKVCKKYNFEAILTDKNHKSGSDRIKEASDILKLDKNELIINMQGDEPFLEAEILEKVKNTLKENKENFNMVSCYKEISEIEAEDPNIVKVIIDYNNFAIYFSRSKIPYNRDNNPHIYYGHIGIYGFDKKSLDEFVTMKGNLEHIEKLEQLRVIENGKKIKMIKVKTNSFGIDTIDDLKKAIEFAKKVDK; encoded by the coding sequence ATGATTATAATTCCTGCGAGATTATCTTCAAGTAGGCTTCCAAATAAAGTTTTAGCTGATATAAATGGCATTCCTATGATTATTAGATGTGCAAATATTGCAAAAGAAATTGATGATGTTGTAATTGCAACTGACTCAGAAGAAGTAATTAAAGTATGTAAAAAATATAACTTTGAAGCAATTTTAACTGATAAAAATCATAAAAGTGGAAGTGATAGAATAAAAGAAGCAAGTGATATTTTAAAACTTGATAAAAATGAATTAATTATAAATATGCAAGGAGATGAACCGTTTTTGGAAGCTGAAATTTTAGAAAAAGTAAAAAATACCCTAAAAGAAAATAAAGAAAACTTTAATATGGTTAGTTGTTATAAAGAAATCTCAGAAATTGAAGCAGAAGACCCAAATATTGTAAAAGTCATAATTGATTATAATAATTTTGCAATTTACTTTTCAAGAAGCAAAATTCCTTACAATAGAGACAATAATCCTCATATCTATTATGGACATATAGGAATTTATGGATTTGATAAAAAAAGTTTAGATGAATTTGTGACAATGAAAGGAAATTTAGAACACATTGAAAAACTTGAACAACTAAGAGTTATAGAAAATGGCAAAAAAATAAAAATGATAAAAGTAAAAACAAATAGCTTTGGAATTGATACAATAGATGATTTAAAAAAAGCAATAGAATTTGCTAAAAAAGTAGATAAATGA
- a CDS encoding tRNA1(Val) (adenine(37)-N6)-methyltransferase, giving the protein MILYQPKNGYCYNSDTMFLYDFISKLNIKGDVLEVGGGCGVLGLLIKRDFPKINLTIIEKQKVMYDFTLKNSKENNLEAEVINADFLEYKFDKKFSFIISNPPFYKGTLKSENEIKKIARYEEYLPMEEFFNKVNSLLVENGEFIFCYDAKRIDDIIKTLPKPLKITDMRFMYPRVNKNASLVMIRAKRHAKSMVKIHPPLIGFEGEEYSKEASEIYKKANTKSIKQ; this is encoded by the coding sequence TTGATTTTATATCAACCAAAAAATGGATATTGTTATAATTCTGACACTATGTTTTTATATGATTTTATAAGTAAACTTAATATAAAAGGGGATGTTTTAGAAGTTGGAGGCGGATGTGGAGTTTTAGGACTTTTAATTAAAAGAGATTTTCCAAAAATTAATTTAACTATTATAGAAAAACAAAAAGTTATGTATGACTTTACATTGAAAAATAGTAAAGAGAATAATTTAGAAGCTGAGGTTATTAATGCTGATTTTTTAGAGTATAAATTTGATAAAAAATTTAGTTTTATAATCTCAAATCCTCCTTTTTATAAAGGCACTTTAAAAAGTGAGAATGAAATAAAAAAAATTGCAAGATATGAGGAATATTTGCCTATGGAAGAGTTTTTTAATAAAGTTAACTCTTTATTAGTGGAAAATGGAGAGTTTATTTTTTGTTATGATGCTAAAAGAATTGATGATATTATAAAAACTCTTCCAAAACCTTTAAAAATTACTGATATGAGGTTTATGTATCCAAGAGTGAATAAAAATGCTTCATTAGTTATGATTAGGGCTAAAAGACATGCAAAATCTATGGTTAAAATACATCCTCCATTAATTGGATTTGAAGGTGAAGAGTATTCAAAAGAAGCAAGTGAAATATATAAAAAAGCTAACACCAAAAGTATAAAACAATGA
- a CDS encoding 4Fe-4S binding protein gives MALNVDFKLKAPENTPVWVDEAICKSCELCVDFCPTGVLEMVPDPHNILGQMVKVTHPEWCIGCNECELECPDFCIFVADRSEYKFKKLNEVKKLKGEK, from the coding sequence ATGGCTTTAAATGTAGACTTTAAATTAAAAGCACCAGAAAATACACCAGTATGGGTAGATGAAGCAATTTGTAAAAGTTGTGAACTATGTGTTGATTTTTGTCCAACGGGTGTACTTGAAATGGTACCCGACCCACACAATATTTTAGGTCAAATGGTAAAAGTTACTCATCCTGAATGGTGTATTGGATGTAATGAGTGCGAACTTGAATGTCCAGATTTTTGTATTTTCGTAGCAGATAGAAGCGAATATAAATTTAAAAAGCTTAATGAAGTTAAAAAACTTAAAGGAGAAAAATAA
- a CDS encoding 2-oxoglutarate ferredoxin oxidoreductase subunit beta: protein MAFNYDYYLRTDKMPTLWCWGCGDGIIMKAMIRAFAKLGWDKNDICIVSGIGCSGRFSSYIDANTVHTTHGRTVAYATGIKLANPDKHVIVVAGDGDGLAIGGNHTIHGARRNIDLNFVLINNFIYGLTNSQVSPTTPKGMWTVTTQYGNIDPTFDACDLAIGAGATFVGRESVSEPLKLERMFIKGFEHKGFSFFDVHSNCHVNLGRKNKMAKAKQNMDWIEENLISKAKWDKLSKEEQYKLKKEGKFPRGILHHVEEPEYCEEYYKMVEKVRGN, encoded by the coding sequence ATGGCATTTAATTATGATTATTATTTAAGAACTGATAAAATGCCAACACTATGGTGTTGGGGATGTGGTGATGGTATTATTATGAAAGCTATGATTAGAGCTTTTGCAAAACTTGGTTGGGATAAAAATGATATTTGTATTGTAAGTGGTATTGGATGTAGTGGTAGATTTAGTAGTTATATTGATGCGAACACTGTTCATACAACACATGGTAGAACAGTAGCATATGCAACAGGAATAAAATTAGCTAATCCAGATAAACATGTAATTGTAGTTGCAGGTGATGGTGATGGACTTGCGATTGGTGGTAACCATACAATTCATGGCGCAAGAAGAAATATTGATTTAAATTTTGTTTTAATTAATAACTTTATATATGGTTTAACAAATTCACAAGTATCACCAACTACTCCAAAAGGTATGTGGACTGTTACAACTCAATATGGAAATATTGACCCAACTTTTGATGCTTGTGATTTAGCTATTGGGGCTGGTGCTACTTTTGTTGGAAGAGAAAGTGTAAGTGAACCATTAAAATTAGAGAGAATGTTTATTAAAGGATTTGAGCATAAAGGATTTAGTTTCTTTGATGTTCATTCAAATTGTCATGTTAATCTTGGTAGAAAAAATAAAATGGCAAAAGCAAAACAAAATATGGATTGGATTGAAGAGAATTTAATTTCAAAAGCTAAATGGGATAAATTAAGTAAAGAAGAGCAATACAAACTTAAAAAAGAAGGTAAATTCCCAAGAGGTATTTTACATCATGTAGAAGAGCCTGAATATTGTGAAGAGTATTATAAAATGGTAGAAAAAGTAAGGGGTAACTAA
- a CDS encoding 2-oxoacid:acceptor oxidoreductase family protein gives MKKQLRFTGVGGQGVLLAGEILARAYVKAGKYGVQVGTYTSQVRGGPTKVDIILDDETILYPYAVDGEIDFMLSVADKSYQLFKDGVKEGGIIVYEPNLVYPSEDDKARWKMFPIEVITIAKEKVGNVITQSVVALAIATRMNNIDKDLVFQAMIETVPSKAVEINKKAFELGYQEAEEVLAKYS, from the coding sequence ATGAAAAAACAACTAAGATTTACAGGAGTTGGAGGACAAGGTGTCCTTCTTGCTGGTGAAATTTTAGCAAGAGCTTATGTAAAAGCTGGAAAATATGGAGTTCAAGTAGGTACATATACTTCACAAGTTAGAGGTGGTCCTACAAAAGTTGATATTATTTTAGATGATGAAACAATTCTTTATCCTTATGCTGTTGATGGTGAAATTGATTTTATGTTAAGTGTTGCTGATAAATCGTATCAATTATTTAAAGATGGAGTTAAAGAAGGTGGTATTATTGTATATGAACCAAATCTTGTTTATCCAAGTGAAGATGATAAAGCAAGATGGAAAATGTTTCCAATTGAAGTAATTACTATTGCAAAAGAAAAAGTTGGAAATGTTATTACTCAATCAGTTGTAGCTCTTGCGATTGCAACAAGAATGAATAATATTGATAAAGATTTAGTATTTCAAGCTATGATTGAAACAGTACCAAGCAAAGCAGTAGAAATTAACAAAAAAGCATTTGAGCTTGGATATCAAGAAGCAGAGGAAGTATTAGCTAAATACTCTTAA